A genomic region of Serratia fonticola contains the following coding sequences:
- a CDS encoding tRNA/rRNA methyltransferase — protein MNDSFSGKNGKVKVMYVRSDDDNGDNRNKNKRPDGKGRPADNARSGRAGQDKPRGGDRRGSDPRRSESDRPRRPARTEDRGGYESPWKTVSRAPEEEPAFDHGGISGKSFIDPEQLRRQRAEETRVYGENACQALFASRPDAIVRAWFVQSVTPRFREALRWMAANRKAYHVVDEEELAKASGTEHHGGVCFLIKKRQGLDAQTYLKSAPAKDCVLALEEVGNPHNLGAIVRSCAHFGVNGVLLQDPAVLESGAAVRTAEGGVEHIKAINADDFLSVLDTFRKAGYTIVTTSSHKGTPLAQAKLPAKMVLVLGQERDGLSDSAWQQGDMSVSIGGTGKVESLNVSVATGILLADWWRQNQA, from the coding sequence ATGAACGATTCATTTAGTGGCAAGAACGGTAAAGTCAAAGTGATGTACGTCCGCAGTGACGACGATAACGGCGACAACCGTAACAAGAATAAACGTCCGGACGGTAAAGGCCGTCCGGCTGACAATGCACGTTCTGGCCGTGCCGGGCAGGACAAGCCGCGCGGTGGTGACCGCCGGGGTTCCGATCCCCGCCGCAGTGAAAGCGATCGTCCTCGCCGCCCAGCGCGCACAGAAGATCGTGGTGGCTATGAGTCGCCGTGGAAAACCGTGTCTCGCGCTCCGGAAGAAGAACCTGCGTTTGATCATGGTGGCATCAGCGGCAAGAGTTTTATCGATCCTGAACAACTGCGCCGTCAACGAGCGGAAGAAACCCGCGTCTATGGTGAAAACGCCTGTCAGGCGCTGTTTGCCAGCCGCCCAGATGCCATCGTGCGTGCCTGGTTTGTGCAATCCGTGACGCCACGTTTTCGTGAGGCGTTACGCTGGATGGCGGCAAACCGCAAAGCTTACCATGTGGTGGATGAAGAAGAGCTGGCGAAAGCGTCCGGCACTGAACACCATGGCGGCGTGTGTTTCCTGATTAAGAAGCGTCAGGGTCTGGACGCGCAGACCTATCTGAAGAGTGCTCCGGCCAAAGATTGCGTGTTGGCCTTGGAGGAGGTGGGTAACCCACATAACCTGGGCGCCATTGTGCGCTCTTGCGCCCACTTCGGCGTGAACGGCGTGTTGCTCCAGGACCCGGCCGTGCTGGAGTCTGGCGCGGCAGTACGTACCGCAGAAGGTGGGGTAGAACACATCAAGGCCATTAATGCCGATGATTTCCTCTCCGTGCTGGATACTTTCCGCAAAGCAGGTTACACCATCGTCACCACCTCCAGCCATAAAGGCACCCCACTGGCGCAGGCCAAGTTGCCAGCCAAGATGGTGCTGGTGTTGGGCCAGGAGCGTGATGGTCTGAGCGACAGTGCCTGGCAGCAGGGCGATATGAGCGTGTCTATCGGCGGTACCGGCAAAGTAGAAAGCCTGAACGTCTCGGTGGCTACCGGAATTCTGTTGGCCGATTGGTGGCGCCAGAACCAGGCGTAA
- the emrA gene encoding multidrug efflux MFS transporter periplasmic adaptor subunit EmrA gives MSASAETLEPQQPAGKKRQRKFWLLLLTVIFVVIGVAYLVYWFLVLRHHQDTDDAYVAGNQVQIMAQVSGSVNSVTFDNTDFVRKGDVLLTLDPTDAEQAFERARTALANSVRQTRQLVINGKQYQANIALRKSDLSKAENDLKRRVVLGNADAIGREELQHARDAVDNAKAALEVAVQQYNANQAMVLDTPLDKQPAILQAAAQMRDAWMALQRTRVVSPITGFVSRRSVQVGAQISPGTPLMAVVPPDHIWVDANFKETQIANMRIGQPATVVSDVYGNDVVFKGKVVGIDMGTGSAFSLLPAQNATGNWIKVVQRLPVRIELDPQQVAEHPLRIGLSTLVTVDTANQDGLVLANAVREKPLYETSALTLDLAPVNQMIADVIHANAG, from the coding sequence ATGAGTGCAAGCGCGGAGACTTTAGAACCGCAACAACCAGCAGGTAAAAAACGGCAGCGTAAATTTTGGCTGCTGTTACTGACGGTTATTTTTGTTGTTATTGGGGTGGCTTATTTAGTCTATTGGTTCCTGGTATTACGTCATCATCAGGATACTGACGATGCTTATGTGGCGGGTAATCAGGTACAGATTATGGCCCAGGTATCCGGCAGCGTGAACAGTGTGACCTTCGATAACACTGATTTCGTCCGTAAAGGGGACGTGCTGCTGACGCTCGATCCTACCGATGCAGAGCAGGCGTTTGAACGTGCCCGAACCGCACTGGCCAATAGCGTACGCCAAACACGCCAGTTGGTGATTAACGGTAAACAGTACCAGGCTAACATTGCGCTGCGTAAATCCGATCTGAGCAAAGCAGAGAACGATCTCAAGCGCCGCGTGGTGCTGGGCAATGCTGATGCAATTGGCCGCGAGGAACTACAACACGCACGGGATGCGGTAGACAATGCCAAAGCAGCCTTGGAAGTGGCAGTTCAGCAATACAATGCCAATCAGGCTATGGTGCTGGATACCCCTCTGGATAAACAACCCGCGATTCTGCAGGCCGCCGCACAGATGCGTGATGCCTGGATGGCGCTGCAACGTACCCGCGTAGTCAGCCCAATCACCGGTTTTGTATCACGTCGCAGTGTACAGGTGGGCGCGCAGATCTCCCCAGGAACCCCTCTGATGGCCGTGGTGCCACCGGATCACATCTGGGTAGACGCCAACTTTAAAGAGACGCAGATTGCCAATATGCGTATCGGCCAACCCGCGACCGTCGTCAGTGACGTTTACGGCAATGACGTGGTGTTCAAAGGTAAAGTCGTCGGTATCGATATGGGCACCGGCAGCGCCTTCTCACTGCTGCCAGCACAGAACGCCACCGGCAACTGGATTAAAGTGGTTCAGCGCCTGCCAGTACGTATCGAACTGGATCCACAGCAGGTTGCCGAACATCCGTTACGCATTGGTCTTTCTACGCTGGTCACGGTAGATACCGCCAATCAGGATGGCCTGGTCCTTGCCAATGCCGTTCGTGAGAAACCGCTGTATGAGACCAGCGCACTGACGCTGGATCTGGCACCGGTTAATCAGATGATCGCCGATGTGATCCATGCAAACGCCGGTTAA
- a CDS encoding MFS transporter encodes MNPQTEHPGLSPALTLIIAMATGLAVASNYYAQPLLETIAQNFNLSVNQAGFIVTAAQLGYAVGLLFLVPLGDMFERRGLIVFMTLLAAGGMLITASSNTLSIMILGTALTGLFSVVAQLLVPLAATLAHPAKRGKTVGIIMSGLLLGILLARTVAGALATLGGWRTIYWVASVLMILMALILWRALPRYKLHSGLNYPQLLKSIFSLFCFTPLLRTRAILGALSFANFSVLWTSIAFLLASPPFSYSEGVIGLFGLVGAAGALAASRAGHLADKGKAGLTTSVGLVLLLLSWIPIALAKHSLWALIVGILVLDLAVQAVHVTNQSVIYRIMPEARNRLTAGYMTSYFIGGAVGSVLSAAAYQHEGWNGVAAIGGILCVLNLLTWWRGKRHDPQGAVNI; translated from the coding sequence ATGAATCCACAAACCGAACACCCAGGCTTGAGCCCTGCACTGACGCTGATTATCGCCATGGCCACCGGCCTGGCTGTAGCCAGTAACTATTATGCCCAGCCGTTGCTGGAAACCATCGCACAAAACTTTAATCTGTCGGTCAATCAGGCAGGCTTTATCGTTACCGCTGCACAATTAGGCTATGCGGTGGGCCTACTGTTCCTGGTGCCACTAGGGGATATGTTTGAACGTCGCGGGCTGATCGTTTTTATGACGCTGCTGGCCGCAGGAGGGATGCTGATCACCGCGTCTTCCAATACTTTGTCAATAATGATCCTGGGTACTGCACTCACCGGTCTGTTCTCCGTGGTGGCCCAACTGCTGGTGCCGCTTGCCGCGACCCTCGCACACCCGGCAAAACGCGGTAAAACTGTCGGCATCATCATGAGCGGCCTGCTACTCGGCATTCTGCTGGCCCGAACCGTTGCTGGTGCGCTGGCGACTCTCGGCGGCTGGCGTACCATTTACTGGGTTGCCAGCGTGCTGATGATCCTGATGGCGCTAATCCTGTGGCGAGCTTTGCCACGCTATAAGCTGCATTCAGGGCTGAATTATCCGCAACTGCTGAAATCCATTTTTTCTCTGTTCTGCTTTACGCCGCTGCTGCGTACTCGCGCTATCCTTGGCGCCCTGTCATTCGCCAACTTCAGCGTCTTGTGGACATCAATAGCGTTCCTGCTGGCCTCTCCCCCTTTCAGTTATTCTGAAGGTGTGATCGGGCTGTTTGGCCTGGTGGGTGCCGCTGGTGCCCTGGCAGCCTCCCGCGCGGGCCATCTTGCCGATAAGGGCAAAGCAGGGCTGACTACCAGCGTCGGGCTTGTGCTGTTGCTGCTTTCCTGGATCCCTATCGCGCTGGCTAAACACTCTCTCTGGGCATTGATTGTCGGCATTCTGGTGTTGGACCTGGCAGTACAGGCAGTTCACGTCACTAACCAAAGCGTGATTTACCGCATCATGCCGGAGGCACGTAACCGGCTGACCGCTGGTTATATGACCAGTTATTTCATCGGTGGTGCAGTAGGGTCTGTGCTTTCCGCAGCGGCTTATCAGCATGAGGGCTGGAACGGAGTAGCGGCGATTGGCGGCATCTTGTGCGTATTGAACCTGCTGACCTGGTGGCGCGGAAAACGTCATGATCCTCAAGGAGCTGTGAACATCTAG
- the mprA gene encoding transcriptional repressor MprA, protein MESSFTPIEQMLNFRAKRQKDFPYQEILLTRLCMHMQSKLLENRNKMLKAQGINETLFMALITLDAQESHSIQPSELSSALGSSRTNATRIADELEKRGWIERRESDNDRRCLHLHLTQAGEAFLEQLLPPQHKCLHFLWSTLNNEEQQQLESLTRKLLVRLDQMEVSEQLSQ, encoded by the coding sequence ATGGAAAGCTCGTTTACGCCCATAGAACAAATGCTTAATTTCCGCGCAAAGCGTCAGAAAGACTTCCCTTACCAGGAAATTCTGCTGACCCGTCTGTGCATGCATATGCAGAGCAAGTTGCTGGAAAATCGCAATAAAATGCTAAAAGCACAGGGAATTAACGAAACCTTGTTTATGGCTCTTATTACGTTGGATGCGCAGGAAAGCCACAGCATTCAACCTTCTGAGCTAAGCTCAGCCTTAGGTTCATCGCGCACCAATGCAACCCGCATTGCCGATGAGCTAGAGAAACGCGGGTGGATTGAGCGCCGGGAGAGCGACAATGACCGCCGTTGCCTGCATTTGCATTTAACGCAGGCAGGGGAGGCGTTTCTTGAACAATTGCTGCCACCGCAGCATAAATGTCTGCATTTCCTCTGGTCTACGTTAAACAACGAAGAGCAGCAACAGCTTGAATCGCTGACGCGCAAATTGTTAGTACGCCTTGATCAGATGGAAGTTTCAGAACAGTTATCCCAATAA
- the emrB gene encoding multidrug efflux MFS transporter permease subunit EmrB, producing the protein MAQKPLEGAQLAWMTVALAMATFMQVLDSTIANVAIPTISGNLGSSNSQGTWVITSFGVANAISIPITGWLAKRIGEVRLFLWSTALFALASWLCGISNSLGMLIFFRVIQGIVAGPLIPLSQSLLLNNYPPAKRSMALALWSMTVIVAPIFGPILGGYISDNYHWGWIFFINIPIGLFVILVAMSTLKGRETKTEIKPIDTVGLVLLVVGIGALQIMLDQGKELDWFNSTEIIVLTIVAVVALVFLVVWELTDDHPVVDLSLFKSRNFTIGCLCISLAYMLYFGAIVLLPQLLQEVYGYTATWAGLASAPVGLIPVVLSPIIGRFGNRLDMRRLVTFSFIMYAVCFYWRAYTFEPGMDFGASAWPQFVQGFAIACFFMPLTTITLSGLPPERMAAASSLSNFTRTLAGSIGTSITTTLWSRRESMHHSQLTEFVNPFNPQSQEMYSKLEQLGMSKQQASAYIANEITAQGLIISANEIFWLSAGVFLILLALVWFAKPPFSSGGGGGGAH; encoded by the coding sequence TTGGCACAAAAACCGCTTGAAGGTGCCCAGCTTGCCTGGATGACGGTCGCGCTCGCCATGGCGACCTTCATGCAGGTGCTGGACTCCACCATTGCCAACGTTGCAATACCGACTATCTCAGGTAACCTCGGGTCTTCCAACTCGCAGGGCACCTGGGTGATCACCTCGTTTGGGGTGGCTAACGCCATCTCCATTCCGATCACCGGTTGGCTGGCGAAACGCATCGGCGAAGTACGTCTGTTCCTGTGGTCTACGGCATTGTTTGCGCTCGCCTCCTGGCTGTGCGGCATTTCCAATAGCCTGGGTATGTTGATCTTCTTCCGCGTGATCCAGGGGATCGTCGCCGGGCCGTTGATCCCATTATCGCAAAGTTTATTGCTGAACAACTATCCCCCCGCCAAGCGGTCGATGGCCTTGGCGCTATGGTCGATGACCGTGATCGTCGCGCCGATTTTCGGGCCAATTCTGGGCGGTTATATCAGTGATAACTATCACTGGGGCTGGATCTTCTTCATCAACATTCCGATCGGGCTGTTCGTGATCCTGGTCGCCATGTCAACGCTAAAAGGCAGGGAAACCAAAACCGAGATCAAACCGATCGATACCGTTGGGCTGGTGTTGCTGGTGGTGGGTATCGGGGCATTGCAGATCATGCTCGACCAGGGTAAAGAGCTGGACTGGTTCAACTCCACCGAGATCATCGTCCTGACCATCGTCGCGGTAGTGGCACTGGTATTCCTGGTGGTGTGGGAGCTGACGGATGATCACCCGGTGGTGGATCTATCGCTGTTCAAGTCGCGCAACTTTACCATCGGCTGCCTGTGTATCAGCCTGGCCTATATGCTGTACTTCGGGGCGATCGTACTGCTGCCGCAATTGCTACAGGAGGTCTATGGCTATACCGCCACCTGGGCAGGCTTGGCATCCGCACCGGTGGGGTTGATCCCGGTGGTGCTGTCCCCCATTATCGGTCGCTTTGGTAACCGGCTGGATATGCGCCGTCTGGTGACCTTCAGCTTCATTATGTATGCCGTGTGCTTCTATTGGCGCGCCTATACATTTGAACCCGGTATGGATTTTGGTGCCTCCGCATGGCCACAATTTGTGCAAGGCTTTGCGATCGCCTGCTTCTTTATGCCACTGACGACAATAACGCTATCCGGTTTACCGCCAGAACGCATGGCGGCAGCGTCGAGCCTGTCGAACTTTACCCGTACCTTGGCGGGTTCTATTGGCACCTCGATCACCACGACATTGTGGAGCAGACGGGAATCGATGCACCATTCGCAATTGACGGAGTTTGTGAACCCGTTTAACCCGCAGTCGCAGGAGATGTACAGCAAATTGGAGCAGCTCGGTATGAGCAAGCAACAGGCTTCGGCGTATATCGCCAACGAGATTACTGCCCAAGGGCTGATCATTTCAGCCAATGAAATCTTCTGGCTATCGGCGGGGGTGTTCCTGATATTGCTGGCGCTGGTATGGTTCGCCAAACCGCCGTTCAGTTCCGGGGGCGGTGGGGGCGGAGCCCACTGA
- the proW gene encoding glycine betaine/L-proline ABC transporter permease ProW, producing the protein MSDNQDPWATAATSPNEAPATQAATSSDPWATGAPADSVPHDAANQAAQSADWLNSTPVEPEHFSLLDPFHKAWVPFDSWVTHAIDWLVLHFRPLFQGIRVPVDFILSGFQQFLLGMPAPVAILLFSLIAWQISSLGMGAATLVSLIAIGAIGAWSQAMVTLALVLTALFFCILIGLPLGIWLARSKHAAKVIRPLLDAMQTTPAFVYLVPIVMLFGIGNVPGVVVTIIFALPPIVRLTILGIKQVPEDLIEAAESFGSSPRQLLFKVQLPLAMPTIMAGVNQTLMLALSMVVIASMIAVGGLGQMVLRGIGRLDMGLAAVGGVGIVILAIILDRLTQSLGRDRRSKGLGRWYTHGPIGLLARPFIKKA; encoded by the coding sequence ATGAGTGATAATCAGGATCCATGGGCAACAGCTGCCACATCCCCTAACGAAGCCCCGGCAACCCAGGCTGCCACCAGCAGCGATCCCTGGGCAACCGGCGCACCGGCAGACAGCGTGCCCCATGATGCCGCAAATCAGGCCGCACAGAGCGCTGACTGGCTTAACAGCACACCAGTGGAACCTGAGCACTTTAGCCTGCTGGATCCGTTCCACAAGGCTTGGGTGCCGTTTGACAGCTGGGTCACTCACGCCATTGATTGGCTGGTGTTGCACTTTCGGCCACTGTTCCAGGGCATTCGCGTGCCGGTGGATTTCATCCTCAGCGGTTTCCAGCAGTTTTTGCTGGGCATGCCTGCTCCCGTCGCCATTTTGTTGTTCTCGCTGATCGCCTGGCAGATATCCAGCCTCGGCATGGGGGCCGCCACGTTGGTTTCCCTGATCGCCATCGGCGCTATCGGGGCCTGGTCACAGGCGATGGTCACGCTGGCGCTGGTGCTCACCGCCCTGTTCTTCTGCATCCTGATCGGTCTGCCATTGGGCATATGGCTGGCACGCAGCAAACATGCCGCCAAGGTGATCCGGCCACTGCTTGATGCCATGCAGACTACACCAGCCTTCGTCTATCTGGTGCCGATCGTCATGCTGTTCGGTATCGGTAACGTACCGGGGGTGGTGGTCACCATCATCTTTGCCCTGCCGCCCATCGTGCGCCTGACCATTCTGGGCATCAAACAGGTACCGGAAGATCTGATCGAAGCCGCCGAGTCCTTCGGTTCCAGTCCGCGTCAGTTGCTGTTTAAGGTGCAGTTGCCGCTGGCCATGCCAACCATCATGGCCGGGGTTAACCAGACGCTGATGCTGGCGTTATCGATGGTGGTTATCGCCTCGATGATCGCCGTGGGCGGTCTGGGTCAGATGGTGCTGCGTGGCATCGGCCGCCTGGATATGGGGCTGGCCGCCGTGGGTGGCGTTGGTATCGTGATTCTGGCGATTATTCTCGATCGCCTTACCCAGTCGCTGGGGCGCGATCGCCGCAGTAAAGGGTTAGGCCGCTGGTATACCCACGGCCCAATCGGGTTGCTCGCCCGCCCGTTTATCAAAAAAGCCTGA
- the proX gene encoding glycine betaine/L-proline ABC transporter substrate-binding protein ProX — MRTTGIWAIVLTTLLGSQGAIAADLPGKGISVQPIQSTISEETFQTLLVSRALEKLGYDVKEPREVDYNVAYTSIASGDATFLAVNWNPLHADQYQAAGGDNKFYREGIYVNGAAQGYLIDKKTADQYHITNLEQLKDPKIAKLFDTNGDGKADLTGCTPGWGCEAAINHHIDAYGLSKTVEHNQGNYAAMIADTITRFKEGKPVLYYTWTPYWVSDVLVPGRDVVWLQVPFSSLPFGQKNVDTKLPNGANYGFPVSTMRIAANKQWAEANPAAAKLFAIMKLPLADVNAQNLRMHSGQSSEADIQNHVNGWIKAHQATFDGWVKTAAAAAKP; from the coding sequence ATGCGCACTACAGGGATCTGGGCGATTGTCCTTACCACACTGCTTGGTTCACAGGGCGCGATCGCTGCTGATTTGCCAGGAAAAGGTATTTCGGTACAACCGATACAGAGCACCATCTCCGAGGAGACTTTCCAGACACTGCTGGTCAGCAGGGCACTTGAAAAGCTTGGTTATGACGTGAAAGAACCGCGTGAGGTGGACTACAACGTGGCCTACACGTCCATCGCTTCCGGCGATGCCACCTTCCTGGCGGTAAACTGGAATCCGCTGCATGCCGATCAGTATCAGGCCGCCGGGGGTGATAACAAATTCTACCGCGAAGGGATTTACGTCAACGGTGCAGCTCAGGGCTATCTGATCGACAAAAAGACCGCCGACCAATATCACATCACCAACCTGGAGCAGCTAAAGGATCCTAAAATTGCCAAGCTGTTTGATACCAACGGTGATGGCAAGGCAGACTTGACCGGTTGCACGCCAGGCTGGGGCTGCGAGGCAGCAATCAATCACCATATCGACGCCTACGGTTTGAGCAAAACGGTGGAGCACAATCAGGGCAACTATGCTGCCATGATCGCCGATACCATCACCCGTTTCAAAGAAGGTAAACCGGTGCTGTATTACACCTGGACGCCTTACTGGGTCAGCGATGTGTTGGTGCCTGGGCGTGACGTTGTCTGGCTACAAGTCCCGTTCTCTTCCCTGCCGTTCGGGCAGAAAAACGTGGATACCAAACTGCCAAACGGAGCCAACTATGGCTTCCCAGTCAGTACCATGCGTATTGCCGCCAATAAGCAATGGGCTGAAGCCAATCCCGCGGCCGCCAAGCTGTTCGCCATCATGAAACTGCCACTTGCCGACGTCAACGCGCAAAACCTGCGGATGCATTCAGGCCAGTCCTCCGAAGCCGACATCCAAAACCATGTCAATGGCTGGATCAAGGCGCATCAGGCCACGTTCGATGGCTGGGTGAAAACCGCCGCGGCGGCAGCCAAGCCATAA
- a CDS encoding efflux transporter outer membrane subunit: MRSPLNWRFTPLFAMLLLAGCASTDNISPQSELMDPQHLQLAQPKVSSLAISPQWWRSLNDPQLDTLMTQTLQRSPSLKQAAARVREAQSVVGEANAANGPNLDLNGSINRQRISQNTNLGFGYLPNPVYESSNSLGVNLAYEFDWWGKYRNQVNAAKAQVDAARAEQAQAALTLTSSVASAYYQLQANYALEKVLQQEVDNNQRLADLRQTQYKAGIYGVEVPQQTQAQADSAKQQIIQLQSQIEQLKHQLAALAGLGPNAMQSLHPVALPAENLLAPKGELTADLLGKRPDIAAQRQLVESYSQRVSAARKEFYPSLSISAFAGLTTTNVGGTSPNLFEAASQAWSVVPAISLPIFHAGALRSKLGEESALYDQAVESYNQTILNAVQETADAITIQQSSNQQLQQAASASQSMQEVYRVSNAKYQAGIIGRDELLTSQTQLLQQQQAELKASSNLMQAKIGLVRALGGGYQAPTATDPKA, translated from the coding sequence ATGCGATCCCCGTTAAACTGGAGATTCACCCCGCTGTTCGCCATGCTTTTACTGGCGGGGTGCGCATCTACCGACAATATCTCCCCACAATCCGAACTGATGGATCCCCAACATCTGCAGCTCGCCCAGCCGAAAGTCAGCTCGCTGGCGATTAGCCCGCAATGGTGGCGTTCGCTCAACGATCCGCAGCTTGATACCTTGATGACCCAGACGCTGCAACGCTCCCCTTCGCTGAAACAGGCCGCAGCCCGGGTTCGCGAAGCCCAAAGCGTGGTCGGTGAAGCCAATGCCGCCAACGGCCCGAACCTGGATCTCAATGGCAGTATCAATCGCCAGCGTATCTCGCAAAACACCAACCTGGGCTTTGGCTATCTCCCTAACCCAGTGTACGAGTCCTCCAACTCGTTAGGCGTAAATCTGGCTTATGAGTTTGACTGGTGGGGCAAATATCGCAATCAGGTGAATGCAGCAAAAGCCCAGGTTGACGCAGCCCGTGCCGAGCAGGCACAGGCGGCTTTGACACTGACCAGCTCCGTGGCTTCGGCTTATTACCAGTTGCAGGCCAACTATGCACTGGAGAAAGTGCTGCAACAGGAAGTGGATAACAACCAACGTTTAGCCGATCTACGCCAAACGCAATATAAAGCCGGGATCTACGGGGTCGAAGTCCCGCAACAAACCCAGGCACAGGCCGACAGCGCCAAACAACAGATCATCCAGTTGCAATCTCAGATTGAACAACTTAAACACCAGTTGGCTGCATTAGCAGGCCTTGGTCCTAATGCGATGCAGTCTCTGCATCCGGTGGCATTACCGGCTGAAAATCTGTTGGCCCCTAAAGGTGAACTGACCGCCGATTTACTGGGCAAACGCCCGGATATTGCCGCACAACGCCAATTGGTTGAGTCCTACAGCCAGCGAGTCAGTGCGGCACGCAAAGAGTTTTATCCTAGCCTGTCGATCTCTGCTTTTGCTGGCCTGACAACCACTAACGTGGGTGGCACTAGTCCGAATCTGTTTGAAGCAGCAAGCCAGGCATGGAGCGTTGTGCCGGCAATTTCCTTGCCGATTTTCCACGCTGGCGCACTGCGCAGCAAGTTAGGTGAGGAATCTGCGCTGTACGATCAGGCGGTGGAATCTTATAACCAGACTATCCTGAATGCGGTCCAAGAAACCGCCGATGCCATAACCATTCAACAGAGCAGTAACCAACAGTTGCAACAGGCTGCCTCAGCCTCCCAGTCCATGCAGGAGGTATACCGGGTCTCCAATGCCAAATATCAGGCAGGGATTATCGGACGTGACGAACTGTTGACCAGCCAGACGCAGCTATTACAGCAGCAACAGGCTGAACTGAAAGCCAGCAGTAATCTGATGCAGGCGAAGATAGGATTGGTCCGTGCGTTGGGAGGTGGCTACCAAGCCCCAACTGCAACGGATCCGAAAGCATAA
- a CDS encoding LysR family transcriptional regulator — translation MNLKQIRYALAVAEEQSFTRAAQRCHTVQSALSHQIAKLEDELGCALFERTSRRVELTAAGLAFIQPAQRLLAAKQALVEEVVAAAGTVSGTLTIGTISTINAIDLTEKLGEFHRHHPAVNIRLYVGMSEVLLEDVRQQKTDVAFVGIWPGDKDMLPVSHRQLTDEPLVALVATEHALAGRLKVNLQTLSEVPLVDFYSGTGARRQTDRAFQAVGIKRHVSFEIDHIEWLENLVRRGLAAGIVPISTAQRLSSLVSIPIEDGPRRQVYCVWNKPLSKTAERFLQFTEIFLSE, via the coding sequence ATGAACCTGAAACAGATCCGCTATGCCCTGGCGGTTGCCGAAGAGCAGAGCTTTACCCGTGCTGCGCAGCGTTGTCATACGGTACAGTCTGCCCTGAGCCATCAGATTGCCAAACTGGAGGATGAGCTTGGTTGTGCGTTGTTTGAGCGTACCTCGCGCCGCGTGGAGCTGACCGCCGCGGGCCTGGCTTTTATTCAACCAGCCCAGCGGTTGCTGGCGGCGAAACAAGCGTTGGTTGAAGAGGTGGTTGCTGCCGCCGGTACGGTATCCGGTACATTGACCATTGGTACTATTTCAACCATAAACGCGATAGATCTCACCGAAAAATTGGGGGAATTCCATCGCCATCATCCGGCAGTGAATATTCGGTTGTATGTCGGTATGAGTGAGGTACTGCTGGAGGACGTACGCCAGCAGAAAACCGATGTGGCGTTTGTTGGGATTTGGCCCGGCGATAAGGATATGCTGCCGGTGTCACACCGTCAGTTGACCGATGAACCCCTGGTAGCGCTGGTGGCCACCGAACATGCCCTGGCCGGGCGTCTGAAAGTAAACCTGCAAACGCTATCGGAGGTACCGCTAGTGGATTTTTACAGCGGAACAGGTGCACGACGTCAAACCGATCGCGCTTTTCAGGCTGTGGGGATCAAGCGGCATGTCAGCTTTGAGATTGACCATATCGAATGGCTGGAGAATTTGGTGCGACGTGGACTGGCGGCGGGCATTGTGCCCATCTCAACGGCACAGCGTCTGAGCTCACTGGTCTCGATTCCGATTGAAGATGGCCCACGGCGTCAGGTGTATTGCGTATGGAACAAGCCATTATCAAAAACGGCTGAGCGCTTTTTGCAGTTCACTGAGATTTTCCTGTCAGAGTGA